Within the Candidatus Hydrogenedentota bacterium genome, the region CCCGTTGGGCCAAGTTTTGCATGTCGAACGGCTTGCCGATGTAATCGTCCGCGCCCTGTGCAAGCCCGTGCCGGATTTCTTCTTCGCCGGACATGGCGGAGAGGATGAGAATCGGCAGCGCATACAGTTCCGGATCGCTTCGCAGTTGCCGGCAGATCTGAAATCCCGAAGCGCCGCCCGGCATCATCACGTCCAAAATCATCAAGTCGATTGGATGGGCACGAGCCAGCGCCAGCGCATCTTCCCCCTTGGACGCAACGGTGCATTCGTGCCCTTGCGCCTGCAGATTGGCCCCGATGAACTGTGCCGTCCGGATATCGTCGTCCACAATGAGTATTCGAGCCACGCCGCACTACTCCCTTGACGCGGTCCCGGCGCCATGCCTCCGGTGGCGCGGCGGGATTCCGCGTTTGCTTTACCGGCGAAGAATACCAGAGCAGCGCCCCGATTCCAAGCCTTCGGCAACAAGACTCTTCACCGTTTCGACCAGTTCCCCGCGCGGGATTGTCCGCTGTGCGGTTTTCCCGGCTTGGCGGTAGGTTTCGTGATCGGCAATATCCGCGCGTTGCTGCTTGCCTGCCATGAGGTCTTTTACGGAAACCTTGCCTTGGGCGAGTTCGTCTTCGCCGAGGATGACGGCCACGGGGATTCCGAAACGGTCGGCGTGTGAGAGCTGGGCCTTGAGGGATCGTTTTGTTCCGAAATAGACCTCCGCGCAAATGCCGTTTCCGCGAAGTTCCGCGGCCACGCGCATCGCCTCCGCAACCGGCACGTTGCCCAGCGTCATCACCAGCGCCTGGACAATCGTCTTGTGCGGAGACGTCACGCCCAAATGCCGCAGCGCGGCCATGAGCCGGTCCAGTCCGACGGACATGCCCGTGCAGGGGATCGGCTCGTCGAGAAAACGCGCGACGAGCTGGTTGTAGCGTCCGCCGCCCATGACGGATCCGAATTCCGGCGCGTTGGGCAGGATCGTCTCGAACACGGGGCCGGTGTAATAGTCGAGGCCGCGCGCGAGACTCGGCGCAAAGACGGCGTGTTTTTCGTCCACGCCGAGCGCGTCCAGGCTCGACGCGAGTTCGTCCATTTCGGCCATGGCCGTGTCGGTCTGTTCGCCGGGCGGCAGCGCGGCGCGCATGGCTTCGACGATGCCATGGCGCGTATCCGCCTTGATTGCAAGAAACGCCAACAGACCGTCAATCGTTTCCTTGTCCAATTTGACGCCGGGGATCGGATCGCCGGATTCGTCAATGCGTCCTTCGCCGAGTTCGAGCCGGACGTTTTCGATGCCGACCTTCGCCAGTTTGTCAATCACGCGCAGGACGTGTTTGTGGCGTGCGGGACAGCGGACGTTGTGTCCGTACAAAAGCGCGTCAACGACCTTGCGGTTGTTGACAAGGACCACAAAATCCCCGACGCCGACGGCCCGCATGACTTCCGCCATGATCGCGATAATCTCGGCGTCCACCGCGACGGATTCCGATCCAGCCGCGTCAATGTCGAACTGCGTGAATTGCCGGAACCGCCCCGGGCCGGGTTTGTCCGCGCGCCAGACGGAACCGCAGGCATACCGC harbors:
- the hisS gene encoding histidine--tRNA ligase, which encodes MGDVERKAPKVEPRTVKGCQDLLPEDMIPRKKVVRAIEEVFEKFGFLPIETPALEHLETLLGAGGEETNKELFRLESPEGEPIALRFDMTVPFARLLAQYPDKLKTPFRRYACGSVWRADKPGPGRFRQFTQFDIDAAGSESVAVDAEIIAIMAEVMRAVGVGDFVVLVNNRKVVDALLYGHNVRCPARHKHVLRVIDKLAKVGIENVRLELGEGRIDESGDPIPGVKLDKETIDGLLAFLAIKADTRHGIVEAMRAALPPGEQTDTAMAEMDELASSLDALGVDEKHAVFAPSLARGLDYYTGPVFETILPNAPEFGSVMGGGRYNQLVARFLDEPIPCTGMSVGLDRLMAALRHLGVTSPHKTIVQALVMTLGNVPVAEAMRVAAELRGNGICAEVYFGTKRSLKAQLSHADRFGIPVAVILGEDELAQGKVSVKDLMAGKQQRADIADHETYRQAGKTAQRTIPRGELVETVKSLVAEGLESGRCSGILRR